Part of the Priestia aryabhattai genome, GATAACTGTTGTTGGTTATGTTTTTGTGATTGGCGTATGTAGTCCATCATATCTTTATCTCTATTATTAATTTGTTTACTTATTCTTTCGGCCAAGCGTTCTTCTAACTCTTCTAATTCTTTTAATTGTTTGCTCATCTGTTCTTGTTCTGTTTGTCTTTTCTCTTCAGATACTTTTAAAGCCTCTTTATAATGATCTAGCATTTCTAATAATTTATTATTAATGGACTGTTGTTGTTCAAACTGTTCTTTTATTGTATTTAATACAACATCTGTTGTGCGATTATTATGTTCTTGGTAAACAGTTAGCTCACGGTTAGTTTCTTTGTTTTTTGAGTGTTCTTCTTGTGTGTTTGATGAGGAACGGTTCCTATCAAATCCTTTTACAACAGTCGTTGCAGCTATTTCTAAAGGGAGTTTCTTCTCTTGGATAGCGTATTTTAAGTTTGACAATAAAGTTTGGTCAGTAACAGAATAGTAACGCTTTTTTCTGTTATCTTTCACAAACTCATAACCATGTTTTTCTAACTCAATACACCATTTTCTAATATTGCTGGAAGTTGTATTTAATCGCTTGGCCATTTCTTCAGCATTTATTGTATCCTGCTTAATATCCATACTTGGCCTCCGTTTCTAATATGTTATCTTTGTACTTTCTATATGATACAATTTTACTAAACAAATTCGAGAGAACTTAGCTATCTCCTTTTGTTTAGTAAAATTTGAATGTATAAAATTCTATATAACTGAGAAAATGGGAGAGTGAACCAACCTTTGGCCGCCAAGAGTTGGTTTTGTAATGTGTGCAGTAAGGGAAAGAAATAGAAACATAAAATTCTTTTATACAAGGACATTTGTATATTGTAAAATATTTATATAAAAGTAAAAAATAAAACTAACACAAGGTTAATTACTCTTAGCATGATTAACCTTGTGTTAGTTTTGCGATTAAAAGTAAATGGGTGATAGGATATTGGAGTCTCATAAAGTGATCTTAAGAGAAGCTTTAACAGTTGAGATTGAAAAAGAGAGAAAATCTTTGATTGAAACGGCATTTGAAGAGGGTTTTACAAGTAAAAATACAGTGGAAATTAGTCAATTTATTGATGATATGTTAAATGAATTGGAAAAGATCAGGTAGCCTCAAATAGTTATTTTTATTTAATACTAAAATTTTTTATATGAAAAGAAAGCTTCATTGTTACTGTAACAGTGGAGCTTTCTTTTCTACATGTGTGGTTTTTGTGTTTCAATAAATTCGATAAAAGATAAAAGGTGGATCATGTCCGTATACACGATATA contains:
- a CDS encoding Spo0E family sporulation regulatory protein-aspartic acid phosphatase, which codes for MILREALTVEIEKERKSLIETAFEEGFTSKNTVEISQFIDDMLNELEKIR